A single Bufo bufo chromosome 6, aBufBuf1.1, whole genome shotgun sequence DNA region contains:
- the LOC121005935 gene encoding zinc finger protein 862-like → MNASMHSVQDIHDHMAKYLAIPQSWRGKNYAFEFVECINETVQAEMMAELRSATFHTLVVDESTDISVSKMLILYAKFRPFNTDVYKTIFAGITKLTSCDSGSVTDAIKQFYSDNHLDLQKMVMFTSDGASVMLGKQNGVAACLRNDIPHLLEQHCVAHREDLGIEDACKKVSLMGDIEMFLRTVYTMFSRSSVKKAEFKELSDVLECETLSFKALNEKMS, encoded by the exons ATGAATGCATCCATGCATTCTGTCCAAGACATACATGATCACATGGCAAAGTATCTAGCAATTCCACAGTCTTGGCGTGGGAAAAACTATGCATTTGAATTTGTAGAATGTATTAATGAGACAGTTCAAGCTGAAATGATGGCTGAATTACGAAGTGCCACTTTTCATACACTTGTAGTTGATGAGAGCACCGATATATCAGTAAGCAAAATGCTTATTTTATATGCAAAATTCCGTCCTTTTAACACTGATGTTTACAAGACAATTTTTGCAGGCATTACAAAATTAACCAGCTGTGATAGCGGTTCAGTGACAGATGCCATTAAGCAGTTTTATTCTGATAATCACTTGGATTTGCAGAAAATGGTGATGTTCACATCTGACGGAGCCTCTGTTATGCTTGGAAAGCAAAATGGTGTTGCTGCTTGTCTTCGTAACGACATACCTCATTTGCTTGAACAACATTGTGTAGCTCATCGAGAGGATTTGGGAATTGAGGATGCATGTAAGAAAGTTTCACTTATGGGCGACATTGAGATGTTTCTTAGAACAGTTTATACTATGTTTAGTAGGTCATCTGTCAAGAAAGCAGAGTTTAAAGAACTCTCAGACGTTCTGGAATGTGAGACGCTCTCTTTTAAGGCATTAAATGAA AAAATGAGCTGA